Proteins encoded within one genomic window of uncultured Desulfobacter sp.:
- a CDS encoding TAXI family TRAP transporter solute-binding subunit, producing the protein MKGKHLLIFGFIGVVSMAFCQPGLAKERIVFGGGPAGGTFQVVANSIQVYKPMKQVKEFKVQAQSSGGSTENLRKTNSGRQQMSVLYSGHVYQGRHGLLSNDTRKYEDVLAVAWLYGAPAQLVVRKDSGIKSTKDLVGKKVGVGNAGSGAFANCELFFKHMGIWDKIERNAMGYNDAAQAFGNNQLDAFWLFVGYPTGAVMMAAQTNDIAMIDLDADAKSTGFYDKHPYFAKVAIPANTYKGVDTDTPSFQDSAVWVANAKVSDETVYKMLTLIFSDEGLAHMKAQKKTFKSMAVERGADGIVTPFHPGAEKFWKEKGVL; encoded by the coding sequence ATGAAGGGTAAACATCTACTAATTTTTGGCTTTATTGGGGTCGTTTCCATGGCCTTTTGCCAACCCGGCCTTGCCAAGGAACGCATCGTATTCGGCGGCGGCCCTGCGGGCGGAACGTTTCAGGTCGTGGCCAACAGTATCCAGGTTTATAAACCCATGAAACAGGTCAAAGAGTTTAAAGTTCAGGCTCAGTCCTCCGGCGGCTCAACTGAGAATTTAAGAAAAACCAATTCCGGCAGACAGCAGATGAGTGTTCTTTATTCCGGACATGTTTACCAGGGTCGCCATGGTCTGCTGTCAAACGATACCAGAAAATATGAAGACGTACTGGCCGTGGCATGGCTTTACGGCGCACCGGCACAGCTTGTTGTGCGCAAAGATTCGGGCATTAAAAGCACCAAAGACCTTGTGGGCAAGAAAGTGGGCGTGGGCAATGCAGGTTCAGGCGCATTTGCCAATTGCGAACTCTTTTTTAAACACATGGGAATTTGGGATAAAATAGAAAGAAACGCCATGGGATACAATGATGCGGCCCAGGCCTTCGGCAACAATCAGCTTGACGCATTCTGGCTGTTCGTTGGGTACCCCACAGGAGCCGTTATGATGGCTGCCCAAACCAATGACATCGCTATGATTGATCTTGATGCCGATGCAAAATCAACAGGTTTTTATGATAAACATCCCTATTTTGCAAAAGTTGCGATTCCTGCAAACACATATAAGGGCGTTGATACCGACACGCCTTCATTTCAGGACTCCGCCGTCTGGGTGGCAAACGCCAAAGTGTCGGACGAGACTGTTTATAAAATGCTGACCTTGATTTTTTCCGATGAGGGGCTTGCCCACATGAAGGCCCAGAAAAAAACATTTAAGAGCATGGCCGTGGAACGTGGTGCCGATGGTATCGTTACGCCATTTCATCCAGGTGCTGAAAAATTCTGGAAGGAAAAAGGGGTTTTATAG
- a CDS encoding homocysteine S-methyltransferase family protein — MEEKGKSILDILDKRILILDGATGTEMQKRGLPPGVSPELWSMDNPEVSADIYRAYARAGSDMLYTCTFGGTPWKLEEFGAADKTEQINCKIAENAVKTADELAEREGIRPLIVGDIGPCGQFIKPFGDLDFEQAIQGFKRQVRGLIDGGVDLFVIETQIDIQESRAALLAIKELCGGFTMVSMTFDETGHSLNGTTPEAMAVTLESLGADVVGVNCSTGPKEMLNVIRRIRKMVQIPVMAKPNAGMPVIKDNETVFPMDAEEFSSFAEPFAEAGVNIMGGCCGTNPEHIAKLTQWMKGLVPLERKPVETAMLSSATQALITDSNSTIRIIGERINPTGKKILQGELKAGNMAYVRKLARDQAAAGADLLDINAGMPGIDEKQTLLDIISSVVPVVNLPLVIDSSDPEVVEAAVRYYPGRALINSISAEKEKLDKLLPVAAKYGSMLIVLPLADNELPDKAERRKELVMEIAERAAVYGYKNKDLVVDGLVMTVSSNPQAAKETLATVKWASEQGFGTVLGLSNISFGLPERGWVNASFFAMAAGAGLSWAIANPSHELLMNTKSASDVLTGRDRDALSYIQRFAKDKNAEKKKETTAKKATDMSVEDQIVEAVIEGRREDIEQLCNQALEKGIAPSELLEKKMIPAIMTVGEYYDARKYFLPQLIASAETMQNGFAVLEPALAASGSQEKKGTLVFATVQGDIHDIGKNIVVLMLRNFGFDVVDLGKDVTAEDIIEAATIHKADLIGLSALMTTTMVRMPEVIALAKENGLACKVMVGGAVVTRDWAESIGAEYSSDGVEAVNVAARICMDNRS, encoded by the coding sequence ATGGAGGAAAAAGGCAAAAGCATACTGGACATTCTTGATAAACGAATTCTTATCCTGGACGGTGCCACCGGTACCGAAATGCAGAAACGGGGCCTGCCGCCGGGGGTCAGCCCGGAACTGTGGTCCATGGACAACCCGGAAGTTTCGGCCGACATATACCGCGCCTATGCCCGGGCAGGTTCGGATATGCTTTACACCTGCACCTTTGGCGGCACTCCATGGAAGCTTGAGGAGTTCGGCGCTGCCGATAAAACAGAGCAGATCAACTGCAAGATTGCAGAAAATGCAGTTAAAACGGCGGATGAACTGGCGGAACGGGAAGGTATCCGTCCGTTGATCGTTGGGGATATCGGCCCCTGCGGTCAGTTTATCAAACCCTTTGGCGATCTTGATTTTGAACAGGCCATCCAGGGATTTAAGCGCCAGGTCAGGGGATTGATTGACGGCGGCGTGGATCTTTTTGTTATCGAGACCCAGATTGACATTCAGGAGAGCCGGGCCGCCCTGCTTGCGATTAAAGAGCTTTGCGGCGGATTCACCATGGTTTCCATGACCTTTGATGAAACCGGGCACAGCTTAAACGGCACCACACCGGAAGCCATGGCGGTCACCCTGGAAAGCTTAGGTGCCGATGTGGTGGGTGTTAACTGCTCCACCGGCCCCAAGGAGATGCTTAACGTTATCCGGCGTATCCGAAAGATGGTACAGATTCCGGTGATGGCCAAACCCAATGCCGGGATGCCCGTCATAAAGGACAACGAAACCGTATTCCCCATGGATGCAGAAGAATTCAGCTCCTTTGCCGAGCCCTTTGCCGAAGCCGGTGTCAATATCATGGGGGGGTGCTGCGGTACCAACCCCGAGCATATCGCCAAACTTACCCAGTGGATGAAAGGACTTGTACCTTTGGAAAGAAAACCTGTGGAAACGGCCATGCTCTCCTCGGCCACCCAGGCGCTGATTACAGATTCAAACAGCACCATCCGCATTATCGGTGAACGCATCAACCCCACCGGGAAAAAGATTTTGCAGGGGGAACTGAAGGCGGGGAATATGGCCTATGTGCGAAAACTTGCCCGGGACCAGGCCGCAGCCGGGGCCGACCTGCTGGACATCAACGCGGGCATGCCCGGCATTGACGAAAAACAGACCCTTTTGGATATCATTTCCAGTGTCGTGCCGGTGGTTAATCTGCCCCTGGTCATTGACTCGTCGGACCCGGAGGTGGTGGAAGCGGCCGTACGCTATTACCCTGGCCGAGCCTTGATCAACTCCATCTCAGCTGAAAAAGAAAAACTGGATAAACTGCTGCCGGTGGCGGCCAAGTACGGTTCCATGCTCATTGTACTGCCCCTGGCCGACAATGAATTGCCGGACAAGGCAGAACGGAGAAAAGAGCTGGTCATGGAGATTGCCGAACGGGCGGCTGTCTATGGGTACAAAAACAAAGATCTGGTTGTGGACGGGCTGGTCATGACCGTATCCAGTAATCCCCAGGCCGCCAAAGAGACCCTTGCAACGGTCAAATGGGCGTCCGAACAGGGGTTTGGCACGGTACTCGGATTATCCAACATCTCCTTTGGCCTGCCCGAACGCGGGTGGGTGAACGCCTCCTTTTTTGCCATGGCCGCCGGTGCCGGGCTCTCCTGGGCCATTGCCAACCCGTCCCATGAACTGTTGATGAATACCAAATCAGCCTCGGATGTGTTGACCGGCCGGGACAGGGATGCGTTGTCGTATATCCAGCGATTTGCCAAAGATAAAAACGCGGAAAAGAAAAAAGAGACGACCGCCAAAAAAGCAACGGATATGTCAGTGGAAGACCAGATTGTGGAGGCGGTGATCGAGGGCCGAAGAGAGGACATTGAACAGCTTTGCAATCAAGCCCTGGAAAAGGGGATTGCCCCGTCCGAACTGCTGGAAAAAAAGATGATCCCGGCCATTATGACCGTGGGGGAATACTATGATGCACGAAAGTATTTCCTGCCCCAGCTCATTGCAAGCGCCGAGACCATGCAAAACGGGTTTGCCGTGCTTGAACCCGCCCTTGCGGCCTCGGGGTCCCAGGAAAAAAAGGGTACCCTTGTATTTGCCACGGTCCAGGGGGATATCCACGACATTGGAAAAAACATCGTGGTGCTGATGCTCCGAAATTTTGGATTTGATGTGGTTGACCTGGGCAAGGATGTCACGGCCGAGGATATCATTGAAGCGGCAACAATCCACAAGGCCGATCTCATCGGGCTCTCCGCCTTGATGACCACCACCATGGTGCGTATGCCCGAGGTCATTGCATTGGCAAAGGAAAACGGGCTTGCATGCAAGGTGATGGTCGGTGGGGCCGTGGTGACCCGGGACTGGGCCGAATCAATCGGTGCTGAATATTCTTCGGATGGTGTTGAAGCGGTTAATGTGGCAGCTCGGATCTGTATGGACAACAGGTCGTGA
- a CDS encoding helix-turn-helix domain-containing protein translates to MNIAYPYHARMPGYLGKAIKDTRKQKKMTQKDLADITGTSVKFISDVERGKKTVQIDKVFDLLGALSLRIYVSDKPLEQERANGKSFDFLG, encoded by the coding sequence ATGAATATAGCGTATCCATATCACGCCAGAATGCCCGGATATCTTGGCAAAGCAATTAAAGATACCAGAAAACAAAAAAAAATGACCCAAAAGGATCTGGCGGATATTACCGGCACCAGTGTAAAATTCATCAGCGATGTTGAAAGGGGAAAAAAAACAGTTCAAATTGATAAGGTCTTTGATTTGCTTGGGGCGCTGTCTCTCCGGATATACGTTTCTGATAAACCGTTAGAGCAGGAGAGGGCCAATGGAAAATCTTTCGATTTTCTTGGGTAA
- a CDS encoding HipA domain-containing protein, producing MENLSIFLGNHLVGTLSRHTKGRVQFQYGQHWLKTVGLPISLSLPCREEKFPPALSTAFFENLLPESDARSILAFNNRFNKKDTFSFLNLYGRDCAGALSIMPQGEKPDLTPWCYEDVTAKLTKALDRLETSSDQRKLYLEMQPARLSIAGVQDKLPVYFSENKFYLPTNSGSATTHIIKPMSPMFPGIQRNEAFCMDIARIIGIRVPNSKLIQMGPHELYLVERFDRKILPDRVARIHQEDFCQAMGLPVDRKYQIKGGPGFRQCRSLIDEYLNPSAEIRAEIMDKVPLR from the coding sequence ATGGAAAATCTTTCGATTTTCTTGGGTAACCACCTTGTCGGCACCCTTTCCCGGCATACCAAAGGACGGGTTCAATTTCAGTACGGGCAGCACTGGTTAAAAACCGTAGGGCTGCCCATATCCTTATCCCTGCCATGCAGGGAAGAAAAATTTCCCCCGGCACTCAGCACCGCTTTTTTTGAAAACCTGCTTCCGGAAAGTGATGCCCGGTCCATTCTGGCGTTTAACAATCGATTTAATAAAAAGGACACCTTTTCTTTTCTTAATCTCTACGGCAGGGATTGCGCAGGAGCGCTGTCTATCATGCCACAAGGAGAGAAACCTGACCTGACGCCGTGGTGCTATGAGGATGTAACCGCAAAATTGACAAAGGCCCTAGACCGCCTGGAAACATCTTCCGATCAGCGGAAATTGTATTTGGAAATGCAGCCGGCGCGCCTTTCCATTGCCGGAGTCCAGGATAAACTGCCTGTCTATTTTTCAGAAAATAAATTTTATCTGCCCACCAATTCCGGTTCGGCAACAACCCATATCATAAAACCCATGAGTCCGATGTTTCCCGGGATCCAGAGAAATGAAGCTTTTTGTATGGATATAGCCCGGATAATCGGAATCCGGGTGCCTAATTCCAAACTAATTCAAATGGGTCCCCATGAGCTTTATCTGGTGGAACGATTTGATAGAAAAATTCTGCCGGATCGGGTGGCCCGGATTCACCAGGAAGATTTTTGCCAGGCCATGGGACTTCCGGTTGACAGAAAATATCAGATAAAAGGCGGTCCCGGCTTCAGGCAATGCCGGTCATTGATTGACGAATATTTAAACCCGAGTGCCGAAATAAGGGCTGAAATAATGGATAAAGTTCCATTGCGTTAA
- the sixA gene encoding phosphohistidine phosphatase SixA: MSVFLVQHGLSLPKTEDPEKGLSEKGREETLKIAEVAAGYSVKISKIFHSGKKRAKQTALIMAEILCPGSDIEQMADISAMDDVKALGDRLGPDSNHMVVGHLPYMEKLVSYLTTGREAPKVLKFQNSGIVCLDQDESGWFIRWTLNPNIS, from the coding sequence ATGTCGGTATTTCTTGTACAGCACGGGCTAAGCCTGCCAAAAACCGAAGACCCTGAAAAAGGATTGTCTGAAAAGGGACGTGAGGAAACCTTAAAAATAGCTGAAGTGGCCGCTGGTTACAGCGTTAAAATTTCCAAAATTTTTCATTCCGGAAAAAAACGCGCGAAACAGACTGCTCTGATAATGGCCGAAATTCTCTGTCCGGGTTCCGACATTGAGCAGATGGCGGATATATCTGCCATGGATGATGTAAAGGCTCTTGGCGACCGGCTTGGTCCTGATTCCAACCATATGGTAGTGGGTCATCTTCCCTATATGGAAAAACTGGTCTCTTACCTCACCACCGGCCGGGAGGCACCCAAGGTGCTGAAATTTCAGAATTCAGGGATTGTCTGTCTTGACCAGGATGAATCGGGCTGGTTCATACGGTGGACCTTAAACCCCAACATTTCATAA
- a CDS encoding NUDIX domain-containing protein, translating to MTKEIFDIVDEDDQIIGQASRDQVHGNPSLIHRVVHILVFNSQNELYLQKRDINKDVQPGKWDTSVGGHVDKGESYQNAAVRELEEELGITGANLKYLYKYRLRNDYESEYVSSYHCLWDGEITINVDEIEEGHFWRLDEIAGKIDSGIFTPNFIDEIGRYQKI from the coding sequence ATGACCAAAGAAATTTTTGATATCGTTGATGAAGATGATCAGATTATCGGCCAGGCAAGTCGTGATCAGGTCCATGGCAATCCAAGTTTAATTCATAGAGTGGTCCATATTCTGGTTTTTAACAGCCAAAATGAATTGTATCTGCAAAAAAGAGATATAAATAAAGATGTCCAGCCCGGAAAGTGGGATACCTCGGTGGGCGGTCATGTGGACAAGGGAGAATCCTACCAGAATGCGGCTGTCCGGGAATTGGAAGAGGAGCTTGGCATCACAGGCGCAAACTTGAAGTACCTCTATAAATACCGGTTACGCAATGACTATGAATCGGAATATGTATCCAGTTACCATTGTCTGTGGGACGGGGAGATTACAATAAATGTTGATGAGATTGAAGAGGGTCACTTCTGGCGGCTTGATGAAATTGCTGGAAAAATCGATTCGGGTATTTTTACGCCAAACTTTATAGATGAAATCGGGCGGTATCAGAAAATTTAA
- a CDS encoding GNAT family N-acetyltransferase, translated as MKIREAEKRDWTAIWPIFNEIVKVGETYAYQTDTTKEQGEKIWLDTPRKTFIFEEEDKIMGTYYIKTNQTGQGSHVCNCGYMVSSAARGKGIATSMCEHSQQIAKELGYKAMQFNFVASSNKGAVRLWGKLGFETVGRLPKAFNHPSKGYVDALVMYKWLHE; from the coding sequence ATGAAAATAAGAGAAGCTGAAAAAAGAGACTGGACCGCTATCTGGCCTATTTTTAATGAAATAGTTAAAGTCGGCGAAACATATGCTTATCAAACCGATACAACAAAAGAGCAAGGTGAGAAAATATGGCTGGACACGCCTCGCAAGACCTTCATATTCGAAGAAGAGGATAAAATAATGGGTACCTATTACATAAAAACCAATCAAACAGGGCAGGGCAGTCATGTATGCAATTGTGGATATATGGTTTCGTCTGCGGCAAGGGGTAAAGGTATAGCCACATCCATGTGTGAACACTCCCAGCAAATTGCAAAAGAATTGGGCTATAAAGCCATGCAGTTCAATTTTGTGGCATCCAGCAATAAAGGAGCTGTTCGCCTTTGGGGTAAGCTTGGATTTGAAACGGTAGGTCGTCTTCCCAAAGCGTTCAATCATCCATCTAAAGGGTATGTAGATGCGCTGGTAATGTATAAATGGCTGCACGAATAA
- a CDS encoding diguanylate cyclase, which produces MATVAVPAALPAPEILKMDASQKSIDIGNRLQRLIDPGNTFTLNDIIQPDAPWKNEYPPILHTKSADDIVWVRFSIQNTSPSRQSMVLNIDWPFWSLMELYVQDGDAAHSNFDSIKSVAVKKNRLPFAFEFPCLPNQQLILYLRVHSTGVNLLPLKLWQQEAYEKMGLYRNLFLGIFFGFLIAMCLYNASLSFFTQDNSYIYYSVYVLSVILYCLSMTGVGSAYLWAGNTWLNGHAYGLFSSFSFLMATLFIRRFLRLRRVGGWLLVLSNIFAVFWIIMTILFVVYSGKWMIYFENVGAVLSCVAGLLTTITLWCKGSIAAKYMTIAWTLLILATFVLMMGLAGVVRYQPVIQHSQNIGFILELLLLSLALADRIKRERGEKEAAQELSIKLYNEAVEAKEREMQAQARTLAVERAAKNDLEEQVSRRTRELQNTLSQLESANKKLGLMSRTDGLTGLFNRRYFDEAFEEEFKRAIRQGQPLSVIMGDIDHFKRINDTHGHQVGDECLNVLASTWQTRLKRAGDMVARYGGEEFVSLLPNTDINDAKKIAEQIRTAVEAVNPKYAGIHIKLSISLGVSSLSLLGKDDTDALLQRADNALYEAKTQGRNRVEIKEFESDNRA; this is translated from the coding sequence ATGGCTACAGTTGCGGTCCCGGCAGCACTTCCTGCACCTGAAATTCTAAAAATGGACGCCTCCCAAAAAAGTATTGATATCGGAAACAGGCTCCAGCGTTTGATAGATCCTGGCAATACATTTACCTTGAACGATATAATTCAACCGGATGCGCCATGGAAAAATGAGTATCCGCCTATACTTCATACGAAGTCTGCAGATGACATTGTATGGGTTCGGTTCAGTATTCAGAACACCTCCCCGTCCCGGCAAAGCATGGTTCTTAATATTGACTGGCCGTTCTGGAGTCTGATGGAACTGTATGTTCAGGATGGGGATGCAGCACACAGTAATTTTGACTCAATAAAATCTGTTGCCGTTAAAAAAAATCGACTCCCCTTTGCCTTTGAGTTTCCATGCCTTCCTAATCAACAATTAATCCTGTATCTTCGCGTACACAGCACCGGGGTTAATCTGCTGCCTCTGAAACTCTGGCAGCAGGAGGCCTATGAAAAAATGGGACTGTACCGGAATCTGTTTTTAGGCATTTTTTTCGGCTTTCTCATTGCCATGTGTTTGTACAATGCCTCCTTAAGCTTTTTTACCCAGGATAACAGCTATATCTACTATTCGGTGTATGTGCTTTCTGTTATCCTCTATTGCCTGTCCATGACCGGTGTGGGTTCGGCGTATCTGTGGGCGGGTAATACCTGGCTTAACGGCCATGCCTATGGCCTTTTCTCATCATTTTCCTTTTTGATGGCCACCTTGTTCATCAGAAGGTTTTTAAGGCTGCGGAGAGTCGGCGGCTGGCTGCTTGTACTGAGTAACATTTTTGCGGTATTTTGGATCATAATGACGATTTTATTTGTCGTATATAGCGGCAAGTGGATGATCTATTTCGAAAATGTTGGCGCAGTACTCAGTTGTGTGGCGGGGTTGTTAACCACGATAACTTTATGGTGTAAAGGCAGTATTGCCGCCAAATACATGACCATTGCCTGGACTTTGCTCATTTTGGCCACGTTCGTATTGATGATGGGCCTTGCAGGTGTTGTTAGATATCAACCCGTCATCCAGCACAGCCAGAATATCGGATTTATACTGGAGTTACTTCTGCTTTCCCTTGCCCTTGCAGATCGAATCAAAAGGGAGCGTGGTGAAAAAGAAGCCGCCCAGGAACTTTCCATCAAACTTTATAACGAGGCGGTCGAGGCCAAGGAGCGGGAAATGCAAGCACAGGCCAGAACCCTTGCCGTGGAACGGGCAGCTAAAAATGATCTGGAGGAGCAGGTGAGCCGGCGGACCCGGGAGCTTCAAAATACATTGTCCCAGCTCGAATCTGCAAATAAAAAATTAGGGTTGATGAGCCGGACCGACGGGCTGACCGGATTGTTTAACAGAAGATATTTTGATGAGGCGTTTGAAGAAGAGTTCAAGCGGGCCATACGTCAAGGGCAGCCTTTGTCGGTCATTATGGGAGATATTGACCATTTTAAGAGGATCAATGATACCCATGGGCATCAGGTGGGGGACGAATGTCTTAACGTGCTGGCATCCACCTGGCAGACACGCCTTAAACGTGCCGGAGATATGGTGGCCAGATATGGCGGTGAGGAGTTTGTCTCTTTATTGCCCAACACGGATATTAATGATGCAAAAAAAATTGCCGAACAAATCCGGACGGCTGTTGAAGCGGTCAATCCGAAATATGCTGGAATCCATATCAAACTAAGTATCAGCCTGGGGGTGTCCAGTCTGTCTCTGTTGGGTAAGGATGATACGGACGCGCTTTTACAACGAGCGGACAACGCCTTGTATGAAGCAAAAACCCAAGGCCGAAACAGAGTTGAGATCAAGGAATTCGAATCGGATAATAGGGCATGA
- a CDS encoding YkgJ family cysteine cluster protein — protein MKEERAQLKKIYAAFDADTRDLVKGCACTRGCSFCCRQAGSIDITTLEGMAIRIAMNKMPKSRQKTLTKAFRNEIKLREEGKAVPCPFLMKNNACMIYENRPFSCRRIYSAHVCSQDAPPAVSRQVMERADQNIAALQKLDSNGYSGHLSYILYMLSVPAFFKIYTAGEFKPEEIMEFGKAHRIVINRMMG, from the coding sequence ATGAAAGAAGAAAGAGCTCAGTTAAAAAAGATCTACGCAGCCTTTGATGCCGATACCCGGGATCTGGTAAAAGGCTGTGCCTGCACCCGGGGCTGCAGTTTCTGCTGCAGGCAAGCCGGCAGCATTGACATTACCACCTTAGAGGGGATGGCGATCCGAATAGCCATGAACAAAATGCCCAAAAGCCGGCAGAAAACCCTGACCAAGGCATTTAGAAATGAAATAAAGCTGCGGGAGGAAGGCAAAGCTGTTCCTTGTCCATTCCTCATGAAAAATAACGCCTGCATGATCTATGAGAATCGGCCTTTTTCCTGCCGCAGAATTTACTCGGCCCATGTCTGCAGCCAGGATGCCCCCCCGGCGGTGAGCCGCCAGGTGATGGAACGGGCGGATCAGAACATCGCAGCCCTTCAAAAGCTGGACAGCAATGGCTATTCCGGCCATCTCTCCTACATTTTATATATGCTGTCGGTTCCGGCCTTTTTTAAAATTTACACTGCCGGAGAATTTAAGCCAGAGGAAATCATGGAATTTGGAAAAGCCCACAGGATTGTCATCAACCGGATGATGGGATGA
- a CDS encoding NAD(P)/FAD-dependent oxidoreductase — translation MKTEYDVVIIGAGASGLMCAAQAGKRGKRVKVLDHGPKPGRKILMSGGGRCNFTNRRVSAQNYISSNPHFVKSALSRYRPEDFIDLVRQYGIRFSEREHGQLFCTDSAGQILDMLLAECRKSGVSLAPKTIITRIERDRSARGFQIRTSGESINAESLVIATGGVSMPAAGATPFGYKVAEQFGIPVVQPRPGLVPFTVQPADKTVLSPLAGISVKARACTGSASFEEQLLFTHRGLSGPVILQASSYWQSGAPVTIDLFPDGNIGELLETVCKTRPKRHVKSVLAEYLPTRLVQARLDEKLLNCPLNRISRQALKTVVDAIQTWNLQPGGTEGYRTAEVTVGGIDCRRFSSKTMESNDVPGLYAIGEVLDVTGWLGGYNFQWAWSSAWAAGQAV, via the coding sequence ATGAAGACCGAATACGACGTGGTGATTATCGGGGCGGGTGCCTCCGGGCTTATGTGCGCGGCCCAGGCCGGAAAACGCGGAAAGCGTGTAAAAGTTCTGGATCATGGCCCCAAGCCCGGTCGCAAGATCCTTATGTCCGGCGGGGGGCGGTGCAACTTTACCAACCGCCGGGTCAGTGCCCAGAATTATATTTCATCCAATCCCCACTTTGTAAAATCCGCTTTGAGCCGCTACCGGCCAGAGGATTTTATTGACCTTGTCCGGCAATACGGGATTCGGTTCAGCGAACGGGAACACGGTCAGTTGTTCTGCACGGACAGTGCCGGTCAGATCCTTGATATGCTGCTGGCAGAATGCCGCAAATCCGGTGTCAGCTTGGCACCCAAAACTATCATTACCCGCATCGAAAGAGATAGGTCTGCCCGGGGATTCCAGATACGCACCTCCGGTGAAAGCATCAATGCAGAATCCCTGGTCATAGCCACCGGAGGTGTTTCAATGCCTGCAGCCGGTGCCACGCCCTTCGGATATAAAGTGGCCGAGCAGTTCGGCATTCCTGTGGTGCAGCCGCGGCCCGGTCTTGTTCCCTTTACAGTTCAGCCCGCGGATAAAACCGTTTTGTCACCCCTGGCCGGGATTTCAGTCAAGGCACGGGCTTGCACGGGATCGGCCTCATTTGAAGAGCAGCTTTTGTTTACCCACCGGGGGCTGAGCGGCCCTGTGATTCTTCAGGCCTCATCTTATTGGCAGTCCGGAGCCCCGGTGACCATTGACCTTTTTCCGGATGGAAATATTGGGGAGCTGCTGGAAACAGTATGTAAGACCCGGCCCAAGCGCCATGTCAAATCTGTTTTGGCCGAGTATCTGCCAACACGGCTTGTCCAGGCACGGCTGGATGAAAAGCTGTTGAACTGTCCACTTAACCGCATTTCCCGCCAGGCGCTTAAAACTGTGGTCGATGCGATCCAGACCTGGAATCTTCAGCCCGGCGGCACCGAAGGATACAGAACTGCCGAGGTGACCGTCGGCGGTATTGACTGCCGCAGGTTCTCTTCAAAGACAATGGAATCCAACGATGTCCCGGGACTTTACGCCATCGGCGAAGTACTGGATGTCACCGGTTGGCTGGGCGGATACAATTTTCAGTGGGCCTGGTCTTCGGCCTGGGCCGCCGGACAGGCGGTGTAA